In Bradyrhizobium guangdongense, the sequence CCCATTGCACCGGCAGCCGGAACGGCCGCCCCGAGATATCGCCGGCGACGTCGACTGACTCCAGATAAGCCGTGACTGTCGGCCCGGTGTACCAGGGCATGCGCGTGCTCGCGACGGCGATGTTGTCGCCGTCCGGCGCCACGACCGGGATGCATCGGACCTGCGAAATCCCGAGCTGTCCGGCCAGCGTCAGATATTCGGCGGTGACGGCCGCGAAACGGCCGCCGTCGAAGCCGACCAGATCCATCTTGTTCACGGCGAGCACGACGTGGCGAATGCCGAGCAGCGACAGGATGTGGCTGTGGCGCCGGGTCTGCGTGATCACGCCCTTGCGCGCATCGACCAGCACGACGGCAAGATCGGCATTGGAGGCGCCGGTTGCCATGTTGCGGGTGTATTGCGTGTGTCCCGGCGTGTCGGCAACAATGAAGCGGCGCAGCTTGGTGCGAAGAACCGGTAGGCGACATCGATGGTGATGCCCTGCTCGCGCTCGGCCTGCAGGCCGTCGACCAGCAGTGCGAAATCGAGATCGCCGCCCGTGGTGCCCGCGGTCTTGCTTTCCGATGTCAATGCGTCGAGCTGGTCGTCCAAAAGCGTCTTGGAATCGTAGAGCATCCGCCCGACCAGCGTGCTCTTGCCGTCGTCGACGCTGCCGCAGGTGACGAAACGCAAGGTCGGGCGATCGTCCTGGTCGAGCCGCGGCGCATCGGGAGCGGCGATCGTGGGGGCCTCGTGATAGGACATCAGAAGTAGCCTTCCGCTTTCTTGCGCTCCATCGAGGCGGGACTGTCGCGATCGATCATGCGTCCCTGCCGTTCGGACGTGCGTGAGGCCGTCATCTCCCGTACGATCTCCGGCAGCGTTGCCGCCGTCGAGATCGTCGCGCCGCTGAGCGGATAGCAGCCCAGCGTGCGAAACCTGACGGAGCGCCAGCGCGGCGCTTCATCCGCAAGCAGCGGCATGCGCTCATCGTCGACCATGATCAGCGTGCCGTCGCGCTCGACCACGGGGCGCTTTGCCGCCAGATAGAGCGGGACGATCGGGACGCTCTCGAGCAGGATGTAGTCCCAGACGTCGAGCTCGGTCCAGTTCGACAGCGGAAACACCCGCATGCTCTCGCCGGGCGCGAGCATCGTGTTGTACAGGCTCCACAGCTCCGGCCGCTGGTTCTTGGGATCCCAGCGATGCGCCGCGCTCCGGTGCGAGAACACGCGCTCCTTGGCGCGCGACTTCTCCTCGTCGCGCCGTGCGCCTCCAATCGCGGCGTCGAAGCCGTGGAGGTCCAGCGCCTGCCGCAATGCCTGCGTCTTCATCACGTCGGTGTAGCGGGCGGAGCCGTGGCTGAAGGGAGTGATGCCCTGGCTCAATCCGTCCTGGTTGGTGTGGACGATCAGGTCGAGGCCGAGCTCACGCGCGCGGCGGTCGCGAAATGCGATCATCTCGCGGAACTTCCAGGTCGTGTCGACATGCAGCAGCGGAAACGGCGGCCTGCCGGGATGAAAAGCCTTCATCGCCAGATGCAGCAGGACCGAGGAATCCTTGCCGATCGAGTAGAGCATGACCGGTTTGCGGAACTCGGCCACGGTCTCGCGCAGGATATGGATGCTTTCCGCTTCGAGGCGACGAAGATGGCTGGTGGCAATGTGGCGCATGGTGGCGTCATCGGACGCGTGGTGCGTCGGCGCTGCCACCATCGTGGGCGCGAGCTGTCCGCTCATGCGGCGGTACCGAGGCAATCGCCGAACAGACGCGCCGCGGTGTCGGTGTCCAGCGAGAGATCACGGATGCAGGCCGCCACGGAGGCGCGATACATCTCGTCGATGCCGTAGCGTCCGATCACCTGGAGCTGAGCCTCACTCAGCGAGGCGGTCTTGCGGCTCCGGTAGCGATAGGCCGTATCAGACCCATGAAGGCCGACCACGGTGTAGATCTTCGGCTCGCTGAGGAACGTCACGCCCGACCCCTTCGTTTCGATCTGCCCGCGCTCTTTCCAGTCGGTGACGGCGCTTTCGATGAAGCGTTCGCCCAGGCCGAGCCGGTCGAACAGCTTTCGCACCGAGCCGGTCGCGTCCTTGCTGGCTTCATAGACATAGTGCGTCACCGGCACGCCGTGCCGCCTTGCATAGCTCTCGACCCGAAGCGCGTTCAGGGAAGAGATCACATAGTTCTGGATCAGGCGGTCCTCGGGAACGCGGTCCGACCACTTCTCGAGCCACGATGCGAGCGAGCTCGCGGGGTCGCGGTCGAGCATGATCATGTGAAGCTTCTCGGCGGGCCAGCCTGCCTCGATCAGCGGCTGGAGCGGCAGGAACAGGCTTTCAGCCAGGACATAAGGTCCGGCCATTTCCTTGCTGAAGATGTGCGGCTGCTCTGCGGCCGTCGGCGCGGCCCAGGGCTCGCCCGCGTTTCCAAGCAAGCGATGGCGCAGCACGACCTTCACCGGCTGGAAGTAAGAAGGTATGCCGGCAACGCCGAACAGATTTGTGAGCGCGGTCGAACCCACGCGGCAACGCCCCCATGCGCAGTAGAGCGTCGGGAAGTCTTCGGGAGCCCAGTTCCGGAGCGTCTCGGCGAGGCAGTCCCTCACTTCCCACATCAATTCGTCCAGCGCCGCCGGTCTGTTCTGGTACTTGCCGTCAGGCGCGAGGACCATGGTGTCGAGTGAGGGATGGTCGCGGCGCACGAGATCGGCCAGGCGGTCGGTTTCTTCGACTGACGTGATGATGGTGCTCATCTCAGGACCTTTCGGGTTCAGGATCGTGTCGACAACGGTCTGGGCGCGGCGCAAATTGATGTCGACCGCGGCGGCGTAGAAGTGCGTGCCCTTGGTCGGAGCGCCGACCGCGTAGACATTCGGATAGGGATTGTCGTGGCGGTCGTGGACGCGGCTGTCGTCATAGCCGCAGCTGATGCCGCCGAGCGGGTCGAATGCGATCAGGCCCTGGCGCAGATGTCCTGGTAGAGCGGGCTGGCGTCCAGCCGGTAGGACGGTCCCGTCGCGTCGATGACGTAATCGACCTCGCGGCAATCGCCATCGTCCAGGATCGCGCGAAACCGGTCGCCGGTGGCGGTCACGCTGCGCAATCCGGCGCACGTCGAGAGCCTTCCTGACCGCATCAGGTCACGCATGCGGACGGCATTCTCCAGCGGCATCGCCGAGCGGTTGCGAAGCCAGCCGGAATTGTAGACGTCCATGAAGCGCATCTTCTCGGCATCGCTCATCCGGCTCCAGGCCTCGCACATCACGTCGATGACGCTGACGAGATAGGAGTGGACGCTGGGCTCGCCGGTTTCGGCGCGTGCGATGTTGTGTTCGAGATCATCAAGCGCATCGCCTCCGACGTTGCGGCAGGACAGATCGCAGCGGATCCCGGTGGTCTCGAGCAGTAGTTCCGAAAGGCGGGCAGCGAAGGCGTCCGCTTCGATCCGCGCGCGGCTGGTCACATAACCATGCAGAGCGTCGCGGAAGTCGTTCGCGATCTTGGGAACCGTCACCGGCTGCACCGTGGGAAACAGGCCGCTTCTCGAGAAGCAGGTCATCCTGACCGCCTGATGGCTCTTGGCGAGCGCTGCCGCGGTGTCGACCGCGCTGAGCCCGCTTCCGAGGATGCCGACCTCCGTGCCGGGCCGATCGGCGAAAGTGAATTGGGCGTAGGGATCTCTGATGTACTTCGGGTGTGCTGCCAGACCATAGGGATCATCGGGCGGGTTGTGACCCGTGCAGAGGATCAGTGCGGACGAGATGTGCGTGATGTTGCGGTCGGTCGTCAGGAGGACGTCGCGATCCGGCGAGAAGCGCATGCGGACCACCTCGGCATGTTCGACATGAACCGGCACGCCGATGCTCCAGCATTGCGCGATCGCAGCCAATCGCACGGCGTCGAGATAGTCCCGATAGACCATCCGTGGCAGATGCTTGTTGCCGGGGCAGGAGAGACCGCGGGCCTGGAGCCAGCGCAGAAACTCGTCCGCGTCGCCGGAGCGGATCGACATCGTCGACGGCTTCATGTTGAGCAGATGGCAATCGCTCTGGGTGCGATAGGCAACCCCGCCGTCGAAACCGGATTTGTCGAACAGCTGAATTCCGCTGACCGCGCCGTTATCTCGCCCCGATGCGGCGAGCTCCGCCAGATGGCGCAGGATCGTGATGCCGGTTGCGCCGCCGCCGACAATGCTGATGATCATCGCTCAATCCCCCAGATTAACTTGTTTGTCCCAGGCGCGAGCGGGGGCTCGGCGTGGGGGCCTCCCAAGAGCCGTTGGTAATTCGACGCGTCAGAAAGGACTTGCGGCCGGCATTGTGTCGGCCGCTGGGTATCCGGGCGTCAGGCCGCCCGCACCGTATCGAGGAATTTCGCAACCTCGTTCTTGAGGCGGCCACTCTCCATCGAGAGCGAGCGCGCGGATGCCAGAACCTGGGTCGACGCCGAACCGGTCGCGCTGGCGCCGTGGCTGACCTGGGCGATCTTGTCGGCAACTTCGACCGTTCCCTTGGCGGCCTCGCTGACGTTGCGTGCGATTTCGGCCGTCGCGGCGCCCTGCTCTTCGATGGTCGCCGCGATCGTCGTCGAGATGTCCGAAATCTTGGAGATGGTCGCGCCGATCGCCTTGATCGCGCCGACCGAGTCTTCCGTGGCCGACTGCATGCCGGCGATCTGCGCGCTGATTTCATCAGTCGCTTTCGCGGTCTGGGCCGCGAGCGCCTTGACCTCGCTGGCCACCACGGCGAAGCCGCGGCCGGACTCGCCGGCGCGTGCCGCTTCGATCGTGGCGTTCAATGCCAGCAGATTGGTCTGCTCCGCGATGGCGGTGATCAATTTCACGACGTCGCCGATCCGGCCTGCGGCCTTCAGCAATTCGTTGATCCGGGCATCGGTGTGCTCGGCCTGCTTCACCGCCTCGCCGGCAATGCGGCTGGAATCATGGACCTGGCGTCCGATCTCGACGACCGATGCGCTCATTTCCTCGGCGGCGGATGCCACGGCCCCGACATTGGTCGAGGCTTCCTCGGATGCCGCGGCCACCATTCCGGAAAGCTGCTCGGTCTCTTCCGCAGTCCCCGACAATGTGCCGGCGGCGGATTCGAGCTGTTGGGAAGCGGACGAAACCGAGTTGATGATGCCGCCGACCGCATCTTCGAACGCGCCGGCCAGCCGGATCATCTCCTGCTTGCGCCGCGTGGCGGCTGCCGCCTCCTGATCCTTCTGCTCGGCTTCCATCTGTTCGATGCGGATCAGATTGTCCCTGAACGTCTGCGCGGCCCGCGCGTTGTCGCCGACTTCGTCGCCGCGTGCGGTATAAGGGATTTCGACAGCCTTGTTGCCGCCGGCCAGTTGCAGCAGCACGTCGCCGATGCGACGGATCGGACGGGCGATGTTGAGCACTGAAAACAGCGCCGAGCCGGCCAGGACAAGGATCACGAGGACGCCGACGGCCAGACTGACCCAGGTCGCCTGCTCCAGCGCAGTCATCAGCTGGCTTTGCCGCAGAGCCGTATATTCGTTGTTGGCGGCGACCAGCTTGTCGACGCGCGTTGAGATTTCCTTAGCGGCCGGACGCAGCCGCTCTTCAAGTATGCGTGTCTTGGTGTCCTCCGCCTTCACGGCTGCGGCGGCCGCGGCCTTGTAGCGTACGGCCAGGGCCCCCAGCGCGTCGATTCCGTCCGCGATCTCCTTGTCGCCGCCAGCCGACTGGCGCACCCGTTTCAGGACACCGATCATCGCGTCGGCAAGGCCGGCGATACGGTCTTTCTGCTCGACGTCACCGGTTGCCGTGAAATGCCAATCGGAGGCGCTGACCGCCTTGAAGGACGCGTCGGCTTCGCGCAACGCAGCCTCGATGTTGAGGTGATTCGACGATGCGGCGACGGCGGGCGATGTCAGCAATTTATCGAGGGACTTGTTCCAGGCATCTTCAATCTGGTTAGTCGCGGCGAATTCCTTGATGGCGATGCCGCGAGCCTCGCCGAGATCGTTGCCGGCCTTGAGGGAGGCTTCGAGCTGGAGCTTCACCTCTCGGCAGAGCTCTTTGGCTTCGGCGCGCTTGGATCGCTGCAATGCCGCGTCTATTTCGGTCGTGGCATTGGCAAGGGAATTGCGCAGCACTTCCATTTGTTTGGCGAGGCTGTCGGCGGTAGCGGCAGATCCGATCTCCGCCACTGCGAGGCGAGCCCGGGTCACTGCGAGCTCGGCGCCCTGGGCATTGGCCTTGTTGGCGGTGTTGATGACGACCAATTCGCTCAGTCCCGCGATCTGCCCGTTCCTGATGAGCTGGTTGCCGAGCATGCCTCCAACGAGAAGGACCCCCGCACTTGCCGTCAGTCCGAGCTTTGTACCGATGCGAAACTTGAACGATGCCATGCCTACCGCTCCCCCACACGCATACCGAGTACTCTGCTCTATTACTAAACAAGAGCTGAAGATCAAACTCCGTACAACTACAGGGAGTACCGGGAGGAGAGCACTCGGAACCGCGCTGCGCGCAGGTGCGATTTTACGGCCAGCGATCATCCGGGCGAACCGCCGCACTGGCGCTATCGGCCGCAGGCCATGGCTCGGCCGTGCCTTGCCGTGTTCCCCGACTCAGTCCTAGCCTGATCTGATGCGTTTTCCGGATCGTCCCAATCTCCATCGGCCACGGTTCGGCGGCTCGCCGTTCCGCCATCGCTTCTCGGGATTGTTGCCATGGATGTTCGTGGTGGCCATCGTGGCGGCGATCGTGCTCACCTTCCGGCATGGGGCGAATTGGCCGCTTCGGCATCCGGCCGATGCGCGCGCGCAGGATGCCGAGATCATTCTTCGGCAGTCAGGCGGCCCCGACGACCGCCTGCCGGTCGATGTCATCCGCACCGTCGACGGCGACACCTTTCTGGCGCGCGTGCACCGGCGCGGTGGGCGCGATCTCGTCGCGCGCGTTCGCCTGCGCGGCATCGATGCGCCCGAGATGAAGGCATCCTGCCAGGACGAACTGGACAAGGCGGAAGCCGCCACCGAGGCGTTGCGCTCTCTGCTCGGTCAGGGCGGCGTCGCAATCTACAATCTCGGCTCGGAAAAATACGGGCGCGTCCTCGCCGACGTCGCGACCCAACGAACCCCCAACGTTTCGGCCGCGATGCTCGCGGGCGGTTACGCCCGCAGCTACAATGGCGGCCATCGCGACGGCTGGTGCGCGAGGCGCTGGCGCTTCTGGTAACGAAAAAGCCGCGTCGAAACGCGGCTGCCTCAATCTCTGTTGCGACCGCGGCGATCAGCGCGTCACGACGACCTTCGTTCCGACCGAGACGCGGCTGTAGAGATCGGTGATGTCGTCGTTGAGCATGCGGATGCAGCCGTAAGAGACGAAGCCACCGACTGAGCCGGGCACGTTGGTGCCGTGGATGGCATATTCCCCGCCGGCCAGCGTCATCGCAGCAACACCCATCGGGTTGCGCGGCGAGCCGCCCGGAATGACGTCGGGAAGCTGCGGCTTGTCGCGCTTAACCTCGGCGGGCGGCGACCAGGCCGGATTGCGATATTTGCCGTCGATCCGGGTCGTGCCGGCCCACTGTTTGCCGGACTTACCGACGCCGACCGGGTAACGCACCGCGTGCCCGTCATCGAGGATGAGATAGAGCCGCCGCTCGTTGGTTTTGACCACGATGGTGCCCGGCGAATAATCGGCCATGTGCGTACCCACCATTTCCGGCCGCGCCTCGGCCGTCGACGATATCAAGAGCCCGGCCCCGATGGTGGTGGCCAACGCCAGCGCAATCTTCATCGACATCGATTTTCCCCTGCCCCGAAACGGATCGTCCAAATTCACGCAAAACCGGCAATTGCCGGCCTGCCTCAGACATTCTTGACCGCGTTTGTTAAC encodes:
- the cysD gene encoding sulfate adenylyltransferase subunit CysD gives rise to the protein MVAAPTHHASDDATMRHIATSHLRRLEAESIHILRETVAEFRKPVMLYSIGKDSSVLLHLAMKAFHPGRPPFPLLHVDTTWKFREMIAFRDRRARELGLDLIVHTNQDGLSQGITPFSHGSARYTDVMKTQALRQALDLHGFDAAIGGARRDEEKSRAKERVFSHRSAAHRWDPKNQRPELWSLYNTMLAPGESMRVFPLSNWTELDVWDYILLESVPIVPLYLAAKRPVVERDGTLIMVDDERMPLLADEAPRWRSVRFRTLGCYPLSGATISTAATLPEIVREMTASRTSERQGRMIDRDSPASMERKKAEGYF
- a CDS encoding sulfotransferase family protein is translated as MPRGRLRHRRDGTVLPAGRQPALPGHLRQGLIAFDPLGGISCGYDDSRVHDRHDNPYPNVYAVGAPTKGTHFYAAAVDINLRRAQTVVDTILNPKGPEMSTIITSVEETDRLADLVRRDHPSLDTMVLAPDGKYQNRPAALDELMWEVRDCLAETLRNWAPEDFPTLYCAWGRCRVGSTALTNLFGVAGIPSYFQPVKVVLRHRLLGNAGEPWAAPTAAEQPHIFSKEMAGPYVLAESLFLPLQPLIEAGWPAEKLHMIMLDRDPASSLASWLEKWSDRVPEDRLIQNYVISSLNALRVESYARRHGVPVTHYVYEASKDATGSVRKLFDRLGLGERFIESAVTDWKERGQIETKGSGVTFLSEPKIYTVVGLHGSDTAYRYRSRKTASLSEAQLQVIGRYGIDEMYRASVAACIRDLSLDTDTAARLFGDCLGTAA
- a CDS encoding FAD/NAD(P)-binding protein gives rise to the protein MIISIVGGGATGITILRHLAELAASGRDNGAVSGIQLFDKSGFDGGVAYRTQSDCHLLNMKPSTMSIRSGDADEFLRWLQARGLSCPGNKHLPRMVYRDYLDAVRLAAIAQCWSIGVPVHVEHAEVVRMRFSPDRDVLLTTDRNITHISSALILCTGHNPPDDPYGLAAHPKYIRDPYAQFTFADRPGTEVGILGSGLSAVDTAAALAKSHQAVRMTCFSRSGLFPTVQPVTVPKIANDFRDALHGYVTSRARIEADAFAARLSELLLETTGIRCDLSCRNVGGDALDDLEHNIARAETGEPSVHSYLVSVIDVMCEAWSRMSDAEKMRFMDVYNSGWLRNRSAMPLENAVRMRDLMRSGRLSTCAGLRSVTATGDRFRAILDDGDCREVDYVIDATGPSYRLDASPLYQDICARA
- a CDS encoding methyl-accepting chemotaxis protein, coding for MASFKFRIGTKLGLTASAGVLLVGGMLGNQLIRNGQIAGLSELVVINTANKANAQGAELAVTRARLAVAEIGSAATADSLAKQMEVLRNSLANATTEIDAALQRSKRAEAKELCREVKLQLEASLKAGNDLGEARGIAIKEFAATNQIEDAWNKSLDKLLTSPAVAASSNHLNIEAALREADASFKAVSASDWHFTATGDVEQKDRIAGLADAMIGVLKRVRQSAGGDKEIADGIDALGALAVRYKAAAAAAVKAEDTKTRILEERLRPAAKEISTRVDKLVAANNEYTALRQSQLMTALEQATWVSLAVGVLVILVLAGSALFSVLNIARPIRRIGDVLLQLAGGNKAVEIPYTARGDEVGDNARAAQTFRDNLIRIEQMEAEQKDQEAAAATRRKQEMIRLAGAFEDAVGGIINSVSSASQQLESAAGTLSGTAEETEQLSGMVAAASEEASTNVGAVASAAEEMSASVVEIGRQVHDSSRIAGEAVKQAEHTDARINELLKAAGRIGDVVKLITAIAEQTNLLALNATIEAARAGESGRGFAVVASEVKALAAQTAKATDEISAQIAGMQSATEDSVGAIKAIGATISKISDISTTIAATIEEQGAATAEIARNVSEAAKGTVEVADKIAQVSHGASATGSASTQVLASARSLSMESGRLKNEVAKFLDTVRAA
- a CDS encoding thermonuclease family protein translates to MRFPDRPNLHRPRFGGSPFRHRFSGLLPWMFVVAIVAAIVLTFRHGANWPLRHPADARAQDAEIILRQSGGPDDRLPVDVIRTVDGDTFLARVHRRGGRDLVARVRLRGIDAPEMKASCQDELDKAEAATEALRSLLGQGGVAIYNLGSEKYGRVLADVATQRTPNVSAAMLAGGYARSYNGGHRDGWCARRWRFW
- a CDS encoding L,D-transpeptidase, whose protein sequence is MSMKIALALATTIGAGLLISSTAEARPEMVGTHMADYSPGTIVVKTNERRLYLILDDGHAVRYPVGVGKSGKQWAGTTRIDGKYRNPAWSPPAEVKRDKPQLPDVIPGGSPRNPMGVAAMTLAGGEYAIHGTNVPGSVGGFVSYGCIRMLNDDITDLYSRVSVGTKVVVTR